The Bacteroidales bacterium genome has a segment encoding these proteins:
- a CDS encoding pitrilysin family protein, producing the protein MIPYEKFTLENGLRVIVHRDTSTPIVAMNILYDVGARDEDPKLTGFAHLFEHLMFGGSINIPKYDEPLEAVGGQNNAFTSNDVTNYYLTLPRQNLEIAFWLESDRMFGLAFSEKSLEVQRNVVSEEFRQTHLNQPYGDVWLLLRPVVYQVHPYRWPTIGKEISHITNAKMEDVRAFYDKFYNPDNAVVVVAGNVTTDEVRQLSEKWFAPIQNKGKHVRNLPQEPPQLEARRIEVERQVPSDAIYKVWHMGSRLDPSYHTTDLISDVLSKGDSSRFYQHLIKDKKLFSELNAFIMGSFDKGLFVVAGYPAKGVSLQTAEAAIDEEMYALTQQPPPEAELQKVKNRIEATLVFSRMNVLDKAMNLAFAEVLGDANLINLEAGKYQAVTTGMFRETASTIFRDENSTTLFYKSIDPENHDTEI; encoded by the coding sequence ATGATCCCTTACGAGAAATTTACTTTGGAAAATGGGTTGCGTGTCATCGTGCACCGCGATACCAGCACGCCTATCGTGGCAATGAATATCCTGTACGATGTAGGTGCCCGCGACGAAGACCCAAAACTTACCGGTTTTGCGCATCTGTTCGAGCATCTCATGTTTGGTGGTTCCATTAACATCCCTAAATACGACGAACCTCTTGAGGCGGTGGGTGGTCAGAACAACGCCTTCACCTCCAACGATGTCACCAACTATTATCTCACCCTTCCGCGGCAAAACCTCGAAATAGCTTTCTGGCTCGAGAGCGACCGGATGTTTGGGCTGGCATTTTCAGAAAAAAGCCTTGAGGTGCAGCGCAACGTGGTGAGCGAGGAGTTCAGGCAGACGCATCTCAATCAGCCTTATGGCGATGTGTGGTTGCTTTTGCGGCCGGTGGTGTATCAGGTGCACCCGTATCGCTGGCCTACCATTGGTAAAGAAATCAGCCATATTACCAATGCAAAGATGGAAGATGTGCGCGCTTTTTATGACAAATTTTATAATCCGGATAATGCTGTGGTGGTGGTGGCAGGCAATGTTACTACCGACGAAGTACGGCAGCTTTCCGAGAAATGGTTTGCACCTATTCAAAATAAAGGAAAGCATGTGCGCAACCTGCCGCAGGAGCCGCCGCAGCTCGAGGCGCGCCGCATCGAAGTGGAGCGGCAGGTGCCGTCCGATGCCATCTACAAGGTTTGGCACATGGGTAGTCGCCTCGACCCGTCTTATCATACCACCGATCTTATTTCCGACGTGCTGAGCAAAGGCGACTCTTCACGCTTTTACCAGCATCTTATCAAAGATAAAAAGCTCTTTTCCGAGCTCAATGCCTTTATCATGGGCAGCTTCGACAAAGGTCTGTTTGTGGTGGCCGGTTATCCCGCAAAGGGCGTAAGTCTGCAAACGGCCGAAGCAGCTATCGACGAAGAGATGTATGCGCTTACGCAGCAGCCTCCGCCGGAAGCAGAACTTCAGAAAGTGAAGAATAGAATAGAGGCTACGCTGGTATTTTCCAGGATGAATGTTTTGGACAAAGCCATGAATCTGGCTTTCGCCGAAGTGCTGGGCGATGCGAATCTGATAAATCTGGAAGCCGGAAAGTATCAGGCAGTTACTACTGGGATGTTCCGTGAAACGGCAAGCACTATTTTCCGCGACGAAAACTCCACCACTTTATTTTATAAATCAATAGATCCCGAAAACCATGACACAGAAATTTAG
- a CDS encoding thiamine pyrophosphate-dependent enzyme codes for MSKSTKHKETIALSFNKTEVLADYRLAHESRQASLLGRREVLTGKAKFGIFGDGKEIAQLAMAKQFKKGDWRSGYYRDQTFMMAAGMFTLEEFFAQLYGDTDQDFNPGTAGRLMNNHFATRYINEDGTWMDQMKLKNSSADVSPTAGQMPRLLGLAYASKFYRHNPDLANFKNFTSGGNEVAFGTIGDSSTSEGIFWEAMNAAGVLQVPMAMSVWDDGYGISVPRDLQTIKSSISEALAGFAATEKSKGFKIYKIKGWDYAELCRAYAEGIELCRKEHIPVLFHVVEITQPQGHSTSGSHERYKSTERLKWEEDFDGLKKMREWIVAEKIATAKELDEIEKQAIQRVKEARRKAWKNFMEPLQQKRDEFLRITDISTCNCAKTKKIAALKEDLARIAEPIRKDTMSHAKRALRLICDSCSDPTNSLKANITEWFDKAMEKNHERFNSHLYSEDQFSALKVTPVAARYSDDNKTAPGREILRDNFDKLFEKYPLLIAFGEDVGHIGGVNQTYEGLQEKYGEQRIFDTGIREATIIGQGIGLAMRGLRPIAEIQYFDYLLYALQILSDDLATLTYRTKGAQKAPLIVSTRGHRLEGIWHSGSPLSMVINSIRGMHVLVPRNLTQAAGFYNTLMAGDDPALLIEPLNGYRLRERVPENLGEFRVPIGVPEILKQGTDITVVTYGSCVRIAEDAAEQLQDFGIDVELIDVQSLLPFDINHTIVESLKKTNKVLFFDEDVPGGATAFMMQKVLEEQKGYYHLDTEPRTVTAKSHRPAYSTDGDYFSNPNAEDVFDAVYNLMHDVNPLKYPKIF; via the coding sequence ATGTCAAAATCTACCAAACATAAAGAGACTATCGCATTGAGTTTCAACAAAACAGAAGTTCTCGCCGACTACCGGCTGGCTCACGAAAGCCGCCAGGCAAGTCTTTTAGGACGTCGTGAAGTTCTTACCGGCAAGGCCAAATTTGGCATCTTTGGCGACGGCAAAGAGATAGCACAACTGGCTATGGCGAAACAATTCAAAAAAGGCGACTGGCGCTCGGGATACTACCGCGACCAAACCTTTATGATGGCCGCCGGAATGTTTACTCTCGAAGAGTTTTTTGCTCAGCTCTACGGCGACACCGACCAGGATTTCAATCCCGGAACGGCAGGCAGGCTTATGAACAACCACTTTGCTACACGTTACATCAATGAGGATGGCACCTGGATGGATCAAATGAAATTGAAAAACTCCTCTGCCGATGTTTCGCCTACAGCCGGACAGATGCCGCGGCTGCTGGGGCTGGCCTACGCTTCTAAGTTTTACCGGCACAATCCTGACCTTGCCAATTTTAAAAATTTCACCTCTGGTGGCAACGAAGTAGCTTTTGGCACTATTGGCGATTCGAGCACCTCAGAGGGTATTTTTTGGGAAGCAATGAATGCCGCTGGTGTGCTGCAAGTGCCAATGGCCATGTCGGTGTGGGACGATGGATATGGCATCTCCGTGCCGCGTGATCTGCAAACCATCAAAAGCAGCATCTCTGAGGCTTTGGCAGGATTTGCTGCCACTGAAAAGAGTAAAGGTTTTAAAATTTATAAAATAAAAGGCTGGGATTATGCTGAGCTCTGTCGCGCATACGCGGAAGGCATCGAGCTGTGCCGCAAAGAACATATTCCGGTACTGTTTCATGTGGTAGAAATCACTCAACCGCAGGGACACTCCACCTCCGGATCGCATGAACGCTACAAATCTACCGAAAGGCTAAAGTGGGAAGAAGATTTTGATGGGCTAAAAAAGATGCGCGAATGGATCGTAGCCGAAAAAATCGCTACTGCCAAAGAGTTGGATGAAATTGAAAAACAAGCAATACAGCGGGTGAAAGAAGCCCGCCGCAAAGCCTGGAAGAACTTTATGGAGCCTTTGCAGCAAAAGCGTGACGAGTTTTTGCGTATCACCGACATCAGCACGTGCAACTGCGCCAAGACCAAAAAAATTGCTGCTTTAAAGGAAGACCTTGCACGCATCGCCGAGCCCATTCGCAAGGACACGATGTCGCATGCCAAACGCGCCCTCCGACTTATCTGTGATTCGTGTAGCGACCCCACCAACTCACTCAAAGCCAACATCACCGAATGGTTCGACAAGGCAATGGAAAAAAACCACGAGCGCTTCAACTCGCACCTCTATAGCGAAGACCAGTTTTCGGCACTCAAAGTAACTCCTGTAGCTGCCCGCTATTCTGATGACAACAAAACGGCTCCCGGACGTGAAATCCTTCGCGATAACTTCGATAAGCTTTTTGAAAAATACCCACTGTTGATCGCTTTTGGCGAAGATGTAGGCCATATCGGCGGCGTGAATCAGACCTATGAAGGCTTGCAGGAAAAATATGGCGAGCAGCGTATTTTTGACACAGGCATCCGCGAGGCCACCATCATCGGACAGGGCATCGGGCTGGCCATGCGTGGCCTGCGGCCTATTGCCGAAATTCAGTATTTCGACTATCTGCTTTATGCGCTTCAAATCCTTAGCGACGACCTGGCCACACTCACCTACCGCACCAAAGGCGCCCAAAAGGCTCCGCTAATTGTGAGCACCCGCGGCCATCGGCTCGAGGGCATCTGGCACTCTGGTTCACCACTCAGCATGGTCATCAACTCCATCCGAGGCATGCATGTGCTGGTGCCTCGCAACCTGACGCAGGCGGCAGGATTTTACAACACGCTGATGGCCGGCGACGACCCGGCGCTCCTTATCGAACCACTCAACGGATACCGCTTGCGCGAACGCGTACCCGAAAACCTTGGCGAATTTCGCGTGCCCATTGGCGTGCCTGAAATACTCAAACAAGGCACCGACATCACTGTGGTGACTTACGGCTCATGCGTGCGCATCGCAGAGGATGCCGCCGAACAATTACAGGATTTTGGCATCGACGTGGAGCTGATCGACGTGCAGTCGTTGCTGCCTTTCGACATCAATCACACCATCGTGGAATCGCTCAAAAAGACCAATAAAGTTTTGTTTTTTGATGAAGACGTCCCCGGTGGCGCCACCGCTTTTATGATGCAAAAAGTGCTGGAGGAGCAAAAAGGATATTACCATCTCGACACCGAGCCACGCACTGTCACCGCCAAATCGCATCGCCCGGCCTACAGCACCGACGGCGATTATTTTTCCAACCCCAACGCCGAAGATGTATTTGATGCCGTTTACAACCTGATGCACGACGTGAATCCTTTGAAGTATCCGAAGATATTTTAA
- the tsaB gene encoding tRNA (adenosine(37)-N6)-threonylcarbamoyltransferase complex dimerization subunit type 1 TsaB, translated as MKNILLIDTATPFCSVALSRDGIVEHVRQTNETNAHARVITVFIDEVLKAGNLQPTDLSAVAVSMGPGSYTGLRIGVSAAKGLCYALDLPLIAISTLQAMAWGMAQKAQQEIRLPDDTIYCPMIDARRMEVYTAQFDARLEQFGEVQAVVIDDEGLQQWPAESSLVFAGDGMAKAKTILQQLPQAIFIDDFTPSASYMVGLAQRKFENNDFEDLAYCEPFYLKEFKAAPPHVKGLR; from the coding sequence ATGAAAAACATCCTTCTCATCGACACAGCCACGCCTTTTTGTTCGGTAGCGTTAAGCCGCGACGGCATCGTGGAGCATGTGCGGCAAACCAACGAAACCAATGCACATGCGCGCGTCATCACGGTTTTTATCGATGAGGTTCTTAAAGCTGGTAATCTTCAGCCTACCGATCTTTCGGCGGTGGCGGTAAGTATGGGCCCCGGCTCCTACACCGGCTTGCGTATCGGTGTGTCGGCGGCCAAAGGCTTGTGTTATGCGCTGGATTTGCCGCTTATCGCAATAAGCACTTTGCAGGCGATGGCCTGGGGAATGGCGCAGAAAGCACAGCAGGAAATCCGGTTGCCCGATGATACTATCTATTGCCCGATGATAGATGCACGACGAATGGAAGTTTACACGGCACAGTTCGATGCACGGCTGGAACAGTTTGGAGAGGTGCAGGCCGTGGTGATTGACGACGAAGGCTTGCAGCAATGGCCGGCTGAAAGCAGTTTGGTGTTTGCAGGCGATGGCATGGCCAAGGCCAAAACCATTTTGCAGCAGCTTCCGCAGGCAATTTTTATCGATGATTTTACACCATCGGCAAGCTACATGGTCGGGCTGGCGCAACGAAAATTTGAAAACAACGATTTTGAAGACCTGGCGTATTGCGAGCCATTTTATCTGAAAGAATTCAAAGCTGCACCGCCTCATGTAAAAGGATTGCGGTAA
- the mnmD gene encoding tRNA (5-methylaminomethyl-2-thiouridine)(34)-methyltransferase MnmD: MNQPTIILTADGSHTLLVPELNEHYHSTNGALAESMHVFINAGLEAALSCKSQLRILEVGFGTGLNALLTLLHATNIPIHYTAIEPFPPDPLLIEQLNYSQLLAKAETEDFYKLLMTAAEDNATKITEHFTLIKKREQVQQISLEAGTFDLVYFDAFAPNVQPELWEVIIFKKIYDALAPGGILVTYSSKGLVKRNLHEAGFAVERLPGPAGKRHITRAVKSNSKNQ, encoded by the coding sequence ATGAATCAGCCCACAATTATACTTACTGCCGATGGCTCACACACTTTACTCGTGCCGGAGCTTAACGAACATTATCACTCTACGAATGGCGCCCTGGCCGAGTCGATGCATGTTTTTATTAATGCCGGCCTGGAAGCTGCACTTTCGTGCAAATCGCAACTCCGCATTCTTGAGGTGGGCTTTGGTACCGGCCTCAATGCGCTGCTTACGCTGCTTCATGCTACCAATATCCCCATCCACTACACCGCCATCGAGCCCTTTCCGCCCGACCCGCTCTTGATTGAGCAGCTCAATTATTCGCAACTTTTAGCGAAAGCGGAAACCGAAGATTTTTATAAATTGCTGATGACAGCAGCGGAAGATAACGCTACTAAAATTACGGAGCATTTTACTTTGATAAAAAAACGGGAACAAGTCCAACAAATCAGTCTTGAAGCCGGCACTTTCGATCTGGTTTATTTCGATGCCTTTGCTCCCAACGTCCAACCCGAACTTTGGGAAGTAATAATCTTTAAAAAAATCTATGATGCGCTTGCTCCCGGAGGAATTTTGGTAACCTATTCGAGCAAAGGATTGGTAAAAAGAAATTTGCATGAAGCTGGTTTTGCGGTGGAGCGGCTGCCCGGACCGGCAGGCAAAAGGCACATCACGCGGGCTGTCAAGTCAAATTCCAAAAATCAATAA
- a CDS encoding gliding motility-associated C-terminal domain-containing protein, which yields MNILIRKSVLFSFTIFMLLLTSMAAQAQSLQTPAVDSISIDNTNPIISWFANNDSTEVYEIHKCVYEEINNEIHTVCNFIDSTSGTTYIHEVNACDIPLRYCIVAHASGGRFSAWSDTLYTIFLKQPSFDICANEVQLRWTPYRNMVSSLGGYRILASKNDEIFMPIDSTAADVTQFTHSNLDAGTLYTYKIQAFNQDGSRTSTSCEDSIRSRTYAKPEFVYLKYATVEDNDHIKIEWLADEAPISKYSVLRSEDDGVTYDTISRISDLAKYDPPQFYIDTTADFNRQSYYYKIIALDSCGANQIASVNLARTILLTNDPLPAVSGRVNELKWNAYEDWPSEVDRYEIYRKLSGTSDLFAILDDVDGNTLTYSDSLSILSGSGGQFSYYIKAIEIGGDNGYESETDNSISNVITISRESRIFMPNAIIAGGESPDDEFKPVVQFFEPDGYQLIIFNKWGQQLFESREVSKGWMGKYNGEYVPEDAYVYVIRYKDNTGLLQEKRGTVTVIWK from the coding sequence ATGAACATACTCATTAGAAAATCGGTACTCTTTTCTTTCACCATATTTATGTTACTTTTGACAAGCATGGCGGCTCAGGCTCAAAGTCTGCAAACTCCTGCCGTCGACTCCATCAGCATCGATAATACAAACCCTATTATTTCATGGTTTGCTAACAATGATTCTACTGAAGTATATGAAATTCACAAGTGCGTTTACGAGGAAATTAACAATGAAATTCATACTGTTTGTAATTTTATTGATTCAACCTCTGGCACAACATACATTCATGAGGTTAACGCCTGCGATATCCCGCTAAGGTATTGTATAGTTGCACATGCATCTGGTGGGAGATTCTCAGCTTGGTCGGATACCTTGTACACTATTTTTCTGAAGCAACCTTCTTTTGATATTTGTGCCAATGAGGTTCAGCTCCGATGGACACCTTACCGAAATATGGTCAGTAGCTTGGGCGGATATCGGATTCTTGCTTCCAAGAATGACGAAATCTTTATGCCAATTGATTCGACTGCTGCTGATGTTACTCAATTCACGCACTCCAATTTAGATGCCGGCACCCTTTATACCTATAAAATACAAGCTTTCAATCAGGATGGCTCCCGCACCTCTACTTCATGCGAGGATTCTATTCGGAGCCGCACTTACGCAAAACCGGAGTTTGTTTATTTGAAATATGCTACCGTTGAAGATAATGATCATATCAAAATTGAGTGGCTGGCAGATGAAGCCCCCATTAGTAAATACAGCGTGTTGCGCAGTGAGGATGATGGGGTGACTTACGACACCATCAGCCGCATTAGCGACCTGGCCAAATATGACCCTCCTCAGTTTTACATCGATACCACTGCCGATTTCAATAGACAAAGTTATTACTACAAAATAATCGCATTGGACAGTTGTGGCGCCAATCAGATAGCGTCAGTAAATCTTGCACGAACGATATTACTAACCAACGATCCACTGCCGGCCGTGTCAGGACGTGTTAATGAGTTGAAATGGAATGCCTACGAAGACTGGCCATCGGAGGTTGATAGATATGAGATTTACCGCAAGCTTAGCGGAACTTCTGATCTTTTTGCAATTTTGGATGATGTGGATGGCAACACCCTCACCTATTCTGATTCCTTATCCATTTTAAGTGGTTCCGGTGGACAATTCAGCTATTATATAAAGGCTATCGAAATCGGAGGCGACAATGGCTACGAAAGTGAAACAGACAACAGCATCTCCAACGTGATTACCATTTCTCGCGAAAGCCGCATCTTTATGCCTAACGCCATCATCGCTGGTGGCGAGTCTCCGGATGACGAGTTTAAACCTGTGGTGCAATTTTTCGAGCCAGACGGATATCAGTTGATTATTTTCAACAAATGGGGTCAGCAGCTTTTTGAAAGCCGCGAGGTAAGCAAGGGATGGATGGGGAAATACAACGGCGAATACGTGCCGGAGGATGCATATGTGTATGTGATTAGGTACAAAGATAACACTGGATTATTACAGGAAAAGCGCGGCACTGTGACGGTGATATGGAAATAA
- a CDS encoding pitrilysin family protein has protein sequence MTQKFRATSPPRFEVSAVPMPHPEYFQLDNGVPVYAINAGSQKVVKIDLIFSAGHVQQQQPLQASLTSKCLVEGTARYSANEIANLLDGRGAYLRNFSDLDDGRLSLYSLNKHLEYLMPVFSEVALQAVFPESEVATIVKTSKQQFLVNMQKMRYVSRLHFNRLLFGENHPYDTFRTADDYERANADVLRSFYAANYATSPFRIIVSGRLPNNLQALLNKYFGQHTPDAASTVRDASPQPTAALLQYIHRPKALQAALRIGKVIVNKRHPDFMGLMLLNTILGGYFGSRLMTNIREDKGYTYGISSNLMSVQQAGMLVIASEVGNDVQQKAMDEIFIEIDRLRREPVPAGELELVKNYLRGTLLRGADGPFQLSELLKAALDYGFDLSWYNNYIETIKNITANEIQHLAVKYLEPDSFTRLVVGNQQAEINADEHTH, from the coding sequence ATGACACAGAAATTTAGAGCTACAAGTCCGCCACGCTTTGAAGTGAGCGCTGTGCCGATGCCGCACCCCGAATATTTCCAGCTCGACAACGGAGTGCCTGTTTATGCCATCAATGCCGGTAGCCAGAAAGTGGTGAAGATCGATTTGATATTTTCTGCCGGCCATGTGCAGCAACAACAGCCGCTGCAGGCATCACTTACCAGCAAATGTCTGGTGGAAGGGACGGCGCGTTATTCTGCCAACGAAATTGCCAATTTACTTGATGGACGGGGCGCTTACCTGCGCAACTTTTCTGACCTGGATGATGGCCGGCTTTCACTTTATTCGCTTAATAAACACCTGGAATACCTGATGCCCGTTTTTTCTGAAGTTGCGCTGCAAGCAGTTTTTCCTGAGTCGGAGGTGGCCACTATTGTTAAGACATCCAAACAGCAGTTTTTGGTAAATATGCAGAAAATGCGCTACGTGTCGCGACTTCATTTCAATAGGTTGCTATTTGGAGAAAACCATCCTTACGATACTTTTCGCACAGCTGATGATTATGAGCGCGCTAATGCGGATGTTTTGCGCTCGTTTTACGCAGCCAATTATGCCACAAGTCCTTTCCGAATCATTGTTTCGGGTAGGCTGCCGAATAATCTGCAGGCATTGCTCAATAAATATTTTGGCCAGCATACGCCGGATGCTGCTTCCACAGTGCGTGATGCTTCTCCACAACCTACAGCAGCCCTGTTGCAGTACATCCATCGCCCGAAAGCTTTGCAGGCCGCCCTGCGGATTGGGAAAGTTATCGTCAATAAACGTCATCCCGATTTTATGGGTCTGATGTTGCTCAATACAATCCTGGGTGGTTATTTCGGCTCACGGCTCATGACCAACATACGCGAAGACAAAGGCTACACATACGGGATTAGTTCCAATCTGATGTCGGTGCAACAGGCCGGCATGCTGGTGATCGCCTCGGAGGTGGGCAACGATGTGCAGCAGAAAGCGATGGATGAGATTTTTATAGAGATCGATAGGCTGCGCCGTGAACCAGTGCCGGCAGGTGAGCTGGAGCTGGTGAAAAACTACTTGCGCGGAACATTGCTTCGCGGAGCCGATGGCCCCTTCCAGCTTTCTGAACTGCTCAAAGCTGCCCTCGATTATGGCTTCGATTTGTCGTGGTACAACAACTACATCGAGACCATTAAAAATATTACGGCAAACGAAATACAGCATTTGGCCGTTAAGTATCTTGAACCTGATAGTTTTACGCGCCTGGTGGTGGGTAACCAACAGGCCGAAATTAACGCAGATGAACATACTCATTAG
- a CDS encoding HAMP domain-containing sensor histidine kinase encodes MSDKAAGISTIMRRNHIRFIVILGTFAIIGIFVIQIYWLQKAWNINEKEFTQTVFIGLRNVAVKLSDYNQTELPNENPVSRLSSNYFVVNTNSVIDANILDYYLRTEFDKLNINTDYEYGIYDCHTDKMVYGNYVTAGGHDKQIKLSTTLPKYSEYVYYFGINFPTKGNYITGDMSLWFVFSGILLVSVIFYAWAIFIILRQKRLSELQKDFINNMTHEFKTPISSINISADVILSPDILQQPERLRNYGAIIKQENTRLNNQVEKVLQIARIERNGFGLKLEPMQLNEIIELVVNNCKTGNGASIFIEKHLDAGIPEITADRLHLTNIIHNLLDNAVKYSRGSTNIIIRTHKSGQHIIFTIADNGPGISKEYQKKVFQKFYRIPTGDVHDVKGFGLGLYYVKNICEAHHWDISLESSSDKGAVFIIQIPASSWINK; translated from the coding sequence TTGTCAGATAAAGCAGCAGGCATCAGTACTATTATGAGAAGAAATCACATCCGGTTTATCGTTATTCTGGGCACCTTTGCCATCATTGGCATCTTCGTCATACAGATTTATTGGTTGCAAAAGGCCTGGAACATCAACGAAAAGGAGTTTACACAAACGGTTTTTATCGGTTTGCGCAATGTGGCCGTCAAGCTCAGCGACTACAACCAAACCGAGCTGCCCAACGAAAATCCGGTGAGCCGCCTGTCGAGCAACTATTTTGTGGTAAACACCAACAGCGTCATCGATGCCAACATTCTGGATTACTACCTCCGCACCGAGTTCGACAAGCTCAACATCAACACCGACTACGAGTATGGCATTTACGATTGCCACACCGATAAGATGGTATACGGCAACTATGTAACTGCCGGTGGCCACGACAAGCAGATAAAACTATCGACCACGCTGCCCAAATACAGCGAGTATGTCTATTATTTTGGTATAAACTTTCCTACCAAAGGTAACTACATCACAGGCGACATGAGCCTTTGGTTTGTCTTTTCGGGGATCCTGCTGGTGTCGGTGATTTTTTATGCCTGGGCTATTTTTATCATCCTCCGGCAAAAGCGTCTGTCAGAACTTCAGAAAGATTTCATCAACAACATGACGCACGAATTTAAAACGCCTATTTCGAGTATCAATATTTCGGCTGACGTCATTCTTTCACCCGACATTTTGCAGCAGCCCGAGCGGCTGCGCAATTACGGCGCTATCATTAAACAGGAAAATACGCGTCTCAACAATCAGGTGGAGAAGGTGCTACAGATAGCCCGCATCGAGCGCAATGGTTTTGGGCTGAAGCTGGAGCCGATGCAACTCAACGAGATTATAGAGCTGGTGGTGAATAATTGCAAAACCGGTAACGGCGCCAGCATTTTCATCGAAAAACATCTTGATGCCGGAATTCCCGAAATCACTGCCGACAGGCTGCATCTTACCAATATCATTCACAATCTGCTCGACAATGCCGTGAAGTATTCGCGCGGTTCGACGAATATCATTATCCGCACCCACAAAAGTGGCCAGCATATTATTTTTACCATTGCCGACAACGGCCCTGGCATCTCCAAAGAATACCAGAAAAAAGTGTTTCAGAAGTTTTATCGCATCCCTACCGGCGACGTGCACGACGTGAAAGGTTTTGGGCTGGGACTTTATTATGTAAAAAACATCTGTGAAGCACACCACTGGGACATTTCTCTGGAAAGCTCGTCAGACAAGGGAGCCGTTTTTATCATCCAAATACCTGCATCATCATGGATCAACAAATAA
- a CDS encoding DUF1573 domain-containing protein, translated as MRTTIYIFMMMLLSAGAAFGQKAHQPKIQKQDGNDALSIGAHASWDTTIADMGDVKFRSETIVEFTLTNSGNEPLLITYAQAACGCTNLQYSEAPILPGRATKLKVTYDGTGNGPFMKTITVQTSASGGRTVLQVKGNVVK; from the coding sequence ATGAGGACAACGATTTATATTTTTATGATGATGCTGCTTTCGGCCGGAGCAGCCTTTGGGCAAAAAGCCCACCAGCCCAAAATTCAAAAACAAGATGGCAACGATGCGCTTAGCATAGGGGCGCATGCAAGCTGGGATACCACCATTGCCGATATGGGCGACGTAAAATTCAGATCAGAAACCATAGTGGAGTTTACGCTCACCAACAGTGGAAACGAGCCATTGCTAATCACCTACGCCCAGGCCGCGTGCGGCTGTACCAACCTTCAATACAGCGAAGCACCCATTCTACCCGGTCGCGCCACCAAACTCAAAGTTACCTACGATGGCACTGGCAACGGCCCCTTTATGAAAACCATCACCGTACAAACCAGTGCCAGTGGCGGCAGAACAGTGCTGCAGGTAAAAGGCAACGTGGTGAAATAA
- a CDS encoding response regulator transcription factor, which produces MDQQIKILYVEDDVTLSYVTGDNLQLHGYSVDFAEDGIVGWELFCENKYDLCIFDVMLPRMDGYELAMKVRHINREIPIIFLTARSTREDKIHGLRIGADDYITKPFSIEELVLKIEVFLRRTGLRKETEELVGSCTIGSFTFDMSNHMLIRNDDKKQLTHREAQLLAAFCRYPDTLIKRGELLLKIWGDDHYFASRSLDVFISRLRKYLKEDPALKIENVHNVGYRLVTNESHS; this is translated from the coding sequence ATGGATCAACAAATAAAAATACTTTATGTGGAGGACGACGTGACGCTTTCGTATGTTACGGGCGACAACCTGCAGCTGCACGGCTACAGCGTCGATTTTGCCGAAGATGGCATTGTTGGCTGGGAGCTATTTTGTGAAAACAAATACGACCTGTGTATTTTCGATGTGATGCTGCCACGTATGGATGGCTATGAGCTTGCCATGAAAGTGCGCCACATAAATCGAGAGATTCCCATCATCTTTCTAACGGCACGCTCCACGCGTGAAGACAAAATCCACGGCCTGCGCATCGGTGCCGACGACTACATCACCAAGCCTTTTTCCATCGAGGAGTTGGTGCTTAAGATAGAAGTTTTCTTGCGCCGCACAGGATTGCGCAAAGAAACTGAAGAGCTTGTTGGGAGCTGCACCATTGGAAGCTTTACCTTCGACATGTCCAACCACATGCTGATCCGCAACGATGATAAAAAACAGCTAACCCATCGCGAAGCCCAACTGCTGGCGGCTTTTTGCCGTTATCCTGATACGCTCATCAAACGCGGCGAACTGCTGCTGAAAATCTGGGGCGACGATCATTACTTTGCCAGCCGCAGCCTCGACGTTTTTATTTCGCGCTTGCGCAAATATCTCAAAGAGGATCCGGCACTCAAAATCGAAAATGTCCACAACGTGGGCTATCGCCTCGTCACCAACGAAAGCCACTCCTGA